A region of the Thiomicrorhabdus sp. genome:
GGCAGTCTTTGACCATCCTTAAACGCACCTTCACCTTGTTTTGCCCAATAGGTAGTATTTAACGCAGGTGCATAGACAACGCCTAACACAGGCGTATCTTTGTGTATAAGTGCAATATTGACAGTAAACTCACCATTCTTCTTAACAAATTCCTTCGTACCATCAACAGGATCAACCAACCAAAAGTATTCCCAGTTTTTTCTCACTTGGTAGGGAATGTCCTTACCTTCTTCAGAAAGAATTGGAATTTGAGTACCGTTTTGCTGATCAAGTTTTAGCAGGCCTGCTTCAATAATATAGTGAGCTGCTTTATCGGCTTCAGTCAAAGGAGACTCATCAGCTTTGAATTCGACGTCAAAATCTTTTTCGTAGACAGCTATAATGGCTTCGCCCGCTATCTTCGCTAGAGTGACAATATCTTGTATGTTAATTTTATTGAGCATTATGAACATTTTTCTTTAAATATAATTATGTTGTTGTAAGTAGTTGATGACATTTTGGGCGGCGGCCTCAATGGTAATGCCATCATTCTTTATGTGAACTTCAGGCTTACTCGGCACTTCGTAAGGCGAGTCAATTCCAGTAAAGTCTTTAATCTCACCTGCACGTGCTTTTTTATATAAACCTTTAGGGTCTCGTTGTTCACACGTACTTAAAGGCGTATCAATAAACACCTCAATAAACTCACCAGGCCTGGATATTTTCCTCACCATATTCCTGTCCACTTCAAAAGGGGAGATAAAAGCGGTTAGAACAATTAAACCAGAATCACAAAAGAGTTTAGCTACTTCACCGACACGACGAATATTCTCAACACGATCTTCTTCTGAAAACCCCAGCCCTTTATTTAAGCCATGACGAACATTATCGCCATCTAGAAGA
Encoded here:
- the cysC gene encoding adenylyl-sulfate kinase → MNENIVWHDHHITQKERAQLKKQTPCILWFTGLSGSGKSTVANAVENLLFKMNKHTYLLDGDNVRHGLNKGLGFSEEDRVENIRRVGEVAKLFCDSGLIVLTAFISPFEVDRNMVRKISRPGEFIEVFIDTPLSTCEQRDPKGLYKKARAGEIKDFTGIDSPYEVPSKPEVHIKNDGITIEAAAQNVINYLQQHNYI
- the cysQ gene encoding 3'(2'),5'-bisphosphate nucleotidase CysQ: MLNKINIQDIVTLAKIAGEAIIAVYEKDFDVEFKADESPLTEADKAAHYIIEAGLLKLDQQNGTQIPILSEEGKDIPYQVRKNWEYFWLVDPVDGTKEFVKKNGEFTVNIALIHKDTPVLGVVYAPALNTTYWAKQGEGAFKDGQRLPLKTEQERKSYKIVASRSHMSDETKAFIDAIETNKEKELVSIGSSLKICLVAEGEADIYPRLGPTMEWDTGAAHAIVKEAGMHLQQYEYGGYSSHIYNKEKLLNSWFVVK